A region of the Bombus affinis isolate iyBomAffi1 chromosome 7, iyBomAffi1.2, whole genome shotgun sequence genome:
aacataatattttaattaattattaaatgtataaatatcatgttttcacacatacacacaactcTGTTGTTCAATTGAACCTGTCGTGCGACAAATACCTAACTTCTAAGCATTTACAATTTCTTGTTCAGATAAATGAATTCAATAaccaaaaatttatttaatcgagCACTAcctaaaattttgtttaaataaacaGAGCGCGTTGAGATTAATTACAATCGTCGCGGTgacattataaattatagaggGCGCGAGAAACATTGACTTTTAGCGGTCGGTATTTCAGACGAGGTCCCATTTAATTTCACGTCTATTCTATTTTTAGTTAATGATATTACAGTATATATTACTTGATATTACATGTGACGCCATGACCCGTAAGATGTGACAAGTCTATTTTTATCGTGTTCGACGATTAAATTgaattacaaatttttatattcgccATAGCAAATAGAGAGTGTAAGAAACATTCTGATCTTTTTCGAGGTTGGTATTGCAGAACATGAGGCACAAAGTCCTTCGTCGATACTACCATGCAGACGAATATCCACATAGTATTAGATCTATcctgtacatacatacatctcTATCCGTTAAAAAGCCGCCTGCTAACTATCAATAAATAGCTCACACGTATACATATTCTGCTCGAATTTGACGAGCGAAATGCATACGGTGTCCCATTATAATTTCTCATTTGTTTTTATATCGTAGTTAAGAAGATCAAAATCAATCAGTCATGTTATTCATGAACGCAGCGAGGAACCGAATAAACGAAGAGCAAGGAAAACGCCACGTATTGATCGTCGGATAAGTAACCGCTTATTGGAAACATTCTCTTCTAGAAGAGAGAAAACAACGATTTTAGTATATTAAAATAACCTGACTTACCTACAATCAGTtaatcgttattgtatatgaaacATTGTTAGATGGCGCTAATATATCAAAACCACGACATTGTCAATGATCGGTGCCCATAATACGACATCTCGCGATTGCTCTAATGCAACACTGCTTGCACGAGTCGTGTTAGGATCGTGGGTGGATAATGTTCGGGTAGTGAGCATGTTATTTAATCCTATTCTAAAAGTGCTAAAAGTACGACGATGAGAGTGGTGTTCAGTGGTTTATTCGTCAAATATTCCTTACATAATCCATAAACATTGGTTTATTAGCATAAACGTATTCTTATAATTTACGTTGTATAACAGATTTAGAATCGCTGAATTAATACTCGCAGCTATATTCAACTCCTACACACGATAAGCCCGCGTGGCACGAATTAACAGTGAAACCAAATGTTCTTTATCCATAATTTTTCTGTGTTTTATCTTCGTTTCTAAGCTCATAATCATAATAATTGCACATAGGCGTCTATAATACATGTTAGGACTTTCTGAAGACTTGTACAAGCGAAGGAATCTGTTATTATTCCAAATTCATGTTTTAAAGGTAAGATACGATTCCTTACCTGATTTAATTATTACTTTCTAATTGTTAATTACTTCCCATTCGCACGACACGTCATAAGAAACTTACAAAATATGGTAGCTGGTACAACATAGGTAAACTTTATCTATGTAAATTGGTTAATTCGAATCAGTCATGCGTACATcgatttaatttctaatttttctttctttcatattttgtaAGAACTAGTCAGAACAGATGCAAGATTATGTAATAGTTACCAAGCACTTAACgtgaatattttaaaagaaaaaaaaggatggTAATACaagatataaattttaaaagatgttATCACTATTAACTCGTGCATTTATTTCCTAATCAAAGAAAAATGCAAAGAGTAATATTGTTTTGAGAATTTTAAGGATAATGTGGACACTGCATAATGCTGCAGCATGTTCTTGAAATAGGACACCAAATGATCGATTACTTTATACCAATAGACCTTTCCCTGCTCTAATTCGTGTCGGTTGTGTGTGATACGATGATACGAAACCACACGAATTTTAGTTACATGACAGAAAATAtcaacaaatataaaattctgcGAATGAATACACGATCGCTGAATGTCAAAATTTCACGTTCTTCGTATGTtggtaatatttatgtgaagaTATTGTGGAAAAATATTAACTCGTTCAAAAATCATACATGTTTTATCTCTCTCTAAAGTAATGTTAATCTTACAGGTATGTGATAAGAAATAAAAAGCGCATTTTGTAAAAAAAGAGATAAGAGTGATATTGAGAAGATAAATACATTTAAATATGTGTGTCTAAAAAAACTGTTGATAATGCAACGTTCATTTAACCACTAATGATGAAGGATACGTAGATAAGTATTTCGTGTTAAATATCAAGCCTTCatcatataattatttattacgcaaaaaatattgtttttgttAAAAGACgacatttataaaagaagatattacaaaaaaatttcaattaaaaccAAACGAACGTTAGTTAAATAAGAAAATTTGAGATTGTAATTGTAATAACGGTATAACTCCTTTAACCCACTATAGAATAAACCTAATAACCTTTGTCTCTATTATAACGCGTCATTGAAGCCAGAGAATATGTTTCCTTCACacgatttcttttttttattattattaaaatctaGTCGAATTACTCTGTGAAAAGGAAGATAGAAACTGCCTTTCCTTCGGGGTGTAAAATTCCGTTCAAATTAGTCAGCATAATTTTTTTACTCAGAttctttattaattaatttaacaatAGAACGATTTTCTTTTAATACAATTGATTTCGTAATGATACACAAGTGTAAAACGGTGTAAGATAAATGTAGACACATCTCGGTTAATTGATAATTTCATATCTTATTTCTTGTGTATATACAAGTACAATACTTAATGTTTCatttaattgtatttttaatatttacgcTACGTTTTCTACACTAGTGTAGGTTCTTACCTAAAATAATAATCATCTGAAAACTGACCAATATTTTTCACCTTAAATTATACGCAGATTTCAATTGCGGCTTTTAGTTTTATATAGCTTGAGTTAATTCTAAAATACTAAAAATAGATTATATTTATACTATCTTAATaacttataaaaataattttaatatttttgtgatatatagtaatgaaggtagaataattttagtattggtaaaatttagaaaaagaaaaattactgCAATAGTTTTAAAATTATAACTGTTTACTTTCTTAAACAATTTAAAACTCTGAGTTGTACACTCATTTTGTACTAACGAAGAAAATTCATACCGAGAAAATATACTTGTGGACAAATCTGTTACGAACGGAAATAGTTCCATTAAAACGAATAATCCAACGCAATGAATCTTTGTATTATAAGGTCGATATTCTTCAAGTGACCAGCTTTCAGCATGATATAGTTGGTACATCTAGAACTTACAATAAAATTTTtcatacaaataaaatataaaatttgttacaTATCAAAATTAATCACGTAGTCACATTGAAAAAAGATATTAGAGTAAGTTTTTTTTACGCAAGCTTGAAATGTAATATTCAATTAAAACTTACAAAATAATGAACAAAGTTATAGCTGTATAAACATTGCTATTAGATTCtacttttaataaatatttgtacatCATCAACtgattttctacaaatattGCAGCTAGTGCATTATAAACTCCAATGAATTTCCGGCTTTTGAATGCAGATCTTAAAATGTTAATAAACCACGTTAGTGCTGGTATTATAGTCAAGTATGTATGATCCCGTTTGTTAAACGGGATAGATTCTCACATACTATACAGTTAAACGGAGCAATTTTAAAAActgaaatacatataatatttattgttcaTTGTGTATTATTAACTACAATAAGGGAATACTATATTAGTAGTGAtagtacattatattatatttattaacaatattttataattttataatagatttataatttcgtaaatatatgtatatatataatttatataattttacaactTTCCATCTGCTACAAAATCACTATAATCATCGGCTAGATTTTGTTCCTTTTTGACAAGTGACAAAGGCAGAATAGgataaacaattaaaaatatatgtgaTGTGAATATACTTTACTGCTGCTATCCATATTGTACATATTTTCTTATAGGTGAAATTCGACGAAGTTTGACTTTTTCGCACAGGAATTTTGCGAAGACATGAAATAAGTTAAATGAACAGGATGGTTCGTCACGGCAGCGAAAGGTCCTTACATTCCCCGCAATCGATGCATGCAGATTATTCAGCTCATGTAAACAACACCAATGAATCACCCTCGATGGACTTAGAATCGTCAGAATTAGCAACATGTACTGACAACAATAGCAGCACGCTCAAGGTCAATGCCGATAACAGCGTGGTTTACACGACAGGAAGTGCACCGAGTACCGTTCCGTCACCCTCGGTATCTTCGGTATCCTCTTCGTTGGATTCTCGGATTCCACGTCCCTCGCCGACAGGTCTACGTCGTTCGGTTAGCATGCGCATGCGCGGTGAGCGAGTTTCACCGAATCATCCACCACCACCACCCAGTACCGCGGTCACCGCGGGTCTGAGTAGGTCTTATCAACAGTGTCGTCGCTTTAACCTCCTGCACCACCAGCAACACCATCATCTGGACCATCGCACTTTTCCCGTCATCACGGAGAATGGAACCGAATCACCCCGACAACGATCTCTCgtaagtattttaatcttccttgTCAACCGATATCAGCCATCTTTCatgtatattctatataaaaattgCTCCAAGTGGTTTTCTTACATCCTTCTGCAATATTACGCCGTATCCTTCGTTCGATGCAGATCGCAGATGCGTGCTGACAATTGCGTCTTATTGACTATATCCAGACTGCATTCTGTTTTCGTGTGATTTATAATGCAATGATTAAAACACAAAAGGTATTGAAAGGTATAGATTGGTAGTGAAGGAAGGATATATGGATGATACGTGCCTTATCAGTGTATATTAAACGCGGTATAAACGAAACTGTTTTTTGCAAGTGCTAAAGGACCTACTGTCAGCCATCGGTATACTTTTGTAGGCAATAATGATGGCAAACTATCGttttattgttaataaaatgGTTGAGGTGTAAAACAAGTACGTGTACAtaaatcttttttctttgtttcttgtTCAAATTTTAGTAAGCGTGTAACTGTTTAtgattgtaataatattttatgcgtTACACATAACTGTGACAGATATGGaacagaaaaaaatatataaactgtagtagtaatattatttacagaaaatatttattccagTTATGATTTTAGTTAATAGTTTCAGTGATTTATGaacttcataaaaatatgactACAGCACATATGCTGTATCGAAGCTTTGTCTTATTTTTAAGTTCAATACAGTCTAATAAAATTTCCATTGCGCAACCAATGCGTTATCTTTTAGTTGAGTCATTAAATAACAtagaataacaaataaattcgaATCGCTCAAACGATGGAGTAAATATAGGCAACTTGCCAAATTCAATTCCCTTTGATAACTTTGATATCACGTTTAATAAAGTCCTTTCGATTCATTCGCTGTAATTGAAAAGTTCATTTATTATTGAATAAACAACTTTCCACTTTCTCTGACCtgaataaataagaaatatttgcGAAGGATCGTATAAACGTGTAACGACCTCCATTATAAGCCGCTTTCCTTCATAGAGACAGAGACAAAAGCAAGAGGGACGGCGTGTATGCATGAAAAGATGCCTGGCGCTTACCTagacaaaatttgaaatatcaatTGTATCTAAATTCAAGTAGATTCAAGATAGCCAACAAAATATGGAGACAGTCTGACCTTTCTGTAAGCAATGCGCCGGCGCACATGAAACCTCTCCATTGCTCCTAGATCGTAGTGCTGCGAGATCGTGCTCGGTATTTATCAACGCTTTAATCCCAATAGGCGTTACGTTGATTTAACTCTCTCATTCTTAACACTAGCTTCAAGCCTCATTCACGGCATGGTCTGTGAATACTATGTACATAATATCAATTCTGGCATTGACTGTAATCATCGTCTAGAGTCTAAATTAAGTTGTTAAACATtcagtaaatatatatatatacccattGATAAACTTTATATTTGCTTCGTTttcttatatacatatatatgtatgtgtaatatataatatatataatacgaatataatataaatgcattatatatatcttatatattatatatattatatctattatatatatatttacatatattagtTATCTCGTCGTTTGCATAATATGCATAATACTATTTAGTAATCTGCATAACGTTACTCTAATATTAACTGCTCAGTCTAGCGAAAGAGTACAATACTTCTTTCTTCGGACATCGAAGTAGCGAGAAAAATAAAGAACCAAGAAATATTCCGATTATCGACATCTGCGGTATAACAAAAATTGGCGCAATTGTCCGCCAGTGAATGTTGATCTTAGCAGCTATTTCAATTtttgatattaataatatacagttttttatttgaattgatatttaataaacaaaaaaagACCAGCATCAATATATATTATAGGGAAAGTTTCATGTGCcattaaatttgtaatatttcctATGTGTTTTATGAAGGGTATTTTCCaattgataaaaaaattaaataatacttATGTATATATCGTACTGATACAAAgatgcatttttttttttttaatttgttctAAAAGTTTAGACTCTCCTTGTTACAAAAAATATACCGTCTTTTTCGTAGACtactaaaaattaattaataattacagtTTATCTTAAGAAACCGTAGttgcaatttataattatatttccatAACTCCTTCTAAAATGTACAATAATTTCAACAGACTTTATACTATCAATTTTATTTCTCACCTTATTATAGGTAATAAAGACGATAGAATATTATGTGATGATCTTTTCCTTTTTAAAAAACATGCTCGGAATAAAGTATTTTTCTACACTCTGATTTACGAGTTTACTTTAGTCCACTTGTCAcgaaaagataaaatcattttgCAACAACGGAAACTAAATTTGTGTGATACATTATTCATTGCAAAGTAAGAGCGCgtttaagtttatttataacTGACACATTTATCAAGCGTAATCTATTATTGAAAAgtatgtaatttataaaatattttagccACTTTTATTTGAAGACTGTTCTCGTGCAGATTCGACAAGCTTCTCGCCTTTAAGGAAGACTTTCATATCTTTCTGCTCAATGGGGTGTTTGATTTTGCCTCACTTTCAAACCAGACTTCCTAAGTTCCTAGTCAGAGAGCAAGAAAGCTTCTCCTTAAGTCTAAGGTAAATTACCCTTAGGTCAACCAGATATAAAAGCGATGAACTCTTCTTTACGTTTAATCTTTCGTATGCAACCTTAATGTAAACGTGGAATTATTTACTGATTATGAGTGACTGATGTTACGAGatgaattttcttcttttatatttaacAGTGATGCGATTGTGATAAATAAATGGGGACATTTGAAAATCTTATTTAAAAACCTTGTAAATTAGAAATTACTTAAAATGGAAATCAGACGTGGTAAAAATGACTTGTTTTAACCATTCACAACACTAATTTGCTtgttaacgttatttactaactTTTCCAAAACTAATTGTAGTTTTCTATGTATGAGTAACCCTTCTTTATAGTGTATTAGTCGAACTATGTGTTCAGCCTTCTTCAGATTCGTATTTCAACTTTATGAacaatatatattgtatataatgtaCTCAACATTTATCTTtacctttctttttatttctgtgAGAAATTTATAACATCTCAAGATAATCTTCCAAACTTGTCACGTAAAAAACATAGAAAAGGAATTATGGTAATTTGTAACTCTCGACATCATATAAACTTCATTTCACACATTTTGAAATACTCTgtgtactataacgaaatatatcTATGATCTTTATTAcattgataaaaaatatttaactgtTTACCATAATAATAATTCCTTTTCTTGTGTGTtccttttcttattttatacaGTGTAATATGaagaaaaaatacaattttagcTACGAAAAAATACTATATTGAAGAAACGCTAGTCAAGATCGATATAACCTTGTAaatcataaatataaaaaaaaaataataatcctAAGGGATTTGTAACTTATCTTTTGTAAGAAAATACATTTTGTGTAGTTGACTTAACCTGGTTCGCATGATTTAAGTTCCGATAAGGTAACGTTCTTTGATATAATGCTTATGCTTTCAATTAATCCTACAGATAGTaacgaaattatttataaaatgaccAGAGTAATATGAGATAATAATTCTGGCGGAAAAAATTAACCCTTTAAGGACGAACTTtattacataaataaaatttataaaattataccaAGATCTATTTTTCGGGAGAGACTTTCACTTTTTTTTTAGTAGATTGAATGTATAGAATACAACTACGTAATATTACGGAGGTTCAGTTTCAATAAAAATGGGCCTTAAGGGGTTAAATTACTCGAAATTAATGAAACTAtcgtctcgttttttttttactcTGCAGAGCCTTTCATTGACCCCGGCGAGGCCGCGACCTGGACACGCGGCCTCCGGAGGATCAAGCACTGGAATTGCCGATGACAGCGATGCAGAAAGCGTAAAAAGTTACGGAAGTGCCTGCAGTACCGCAAGCGCCTGTGATCATGCTACGTTTGCTCTCAACGGTACCACGTGGTCGGGTAGATCACGAAAATACGTTGTTCATTGTTCAAACCATACCGGGGACAATGAACAATACCTTACGCCTACTCAAAGAGCAGCTAGACAAGTTAAAAAATTTCAGGTAAACACCAacattgtttttctttttttggaatGTTCTTCGTTAGAATTTTTACTTAACGCTTTATTGCAACAATTAAACCATTCGTAATGATATCAGTCACAAACCGCAGACGGTAAGAGAATGTAACGCGTCTAGAGCCTCTAGTTAAGACATGAACTCGCTTCATATTTCTTGTATATTTCTCTTAAACTTCTATCAAATCGTTTGactataaaatataacaaaatattacgAGAAATTTTCTTTGCAAAAAATATAATGCTTTTATGAAATTACATACGTTCTCGTATCTgctattatttgtaatttttttcattttaacaGTTTAATTAACATTTTAAGTACTTCGTGGAGATGGCCAATATGTTTTTAATACATATACCAATATGTACCGATATGTAATTCGATATGTAAGTTGCTAAGCTAAAAAAAGGTGTCTTTTTATACTTTATCATGGTAGTCAAGTATTTTTACCCTTtggttaaataaataaaataaatgtcacctcgtaatattaataatatggtGCATATAGCACCTTCGCCGTATCATTTATCATCGTAATAAGAACAAGAACATCTATTTTAGAATAATATACATCATTATAAAAATCATATTATTCAGGCTTTGTTAAAAGAAGCGCGAAAGGAGATTGAAGAGAAAGACCAGGAGATATTTCGACTAACGAAGGAAGTAGTGGAATTAAGATTATACAAAGCTTCTCTGAATAGCCCCGATGAAAGAACGGATAGTAGCGATGCTCTCACTGTACGAGAGAACAATCCTTTTTCACCTGAATCGCCAAGCAAGGATTTACCGGACGAAGGTACACTACAAAAGGTCGCAAGTCCAGAAACTCCAGAAAAATGTGCCCCCTCTGATCTACCTTCCTCCCTTGCGGACTCGGGTCATTTTGAAGACGGATCCGTCCATTCGAAAGATTCTGTATATATACCAGAGG
Encoded here:
- the LOC126918290 gene encoding protein quick-to-court isoform X1 translates to MNRMVRHGSERSLHSPQSMHADYSAHVNNTNESPSMDLESSELATCTDNNSSTLKVNADNSVVYTTGSAPSTVPSPSVSSVSSSLDSRIPRPSPTGLRRSVSMRMRGERVSPNHPPPPPSTAVTAGLSRSYQQCRRFNLLHHQQHHHLDHRTFPVITENGTESPRQRSLSLSLTPARPRPGHAASGGSSTGIADDSDAESVKSYGSACSTASACDHATFALNGTTWSGRSRKYVVHCSNHTGDNEQYLTPTQRAARQVKKFQALLKEARKEIEEKDQEIFRLTKEVVELRLYKASLNSPDERTDSSDALTVRENNPFSPESPSKDLPDEGTLQKVASPETPEKCAPSDLPSSLADSGHFEDGSVHSKDSVYIPEVQPESTHVTATPNTVPENSTSDTFVRSAAEIPERDEVRRKLVNLYESRIEEMHRRHVDELQELKQKHNDKVESLLNQLAEVNTRYCEVRPSVDAAEARARELEAELETVKTELSEQKALLNEQEERNKQMYLRMYAKGQEAARLEQADQIYEHAHQTPPKVTVAELLQQLTITQAELENIKDTSYSPEPHISADRSQSLLSAQEAVSLWVLGTRKAMYRRIIEARNNQGALDPEITLQFLKSAIYYFLTDKENHHGHLNAIESILGFTEVEKHNIDKIYRSIRK
- the LOC126918290 gene encoding protein quick-to-court isoform X2, yielding MNRMVRHGSERSLHSPQSMHADYSAHVNNTNESPSMDLESSELATCTDNNSSTLKVNADNSVVYTTGSAPSTVPSPSVSSVSSSLDSRIPRPSPTGLRRSVSMRMRGERVSPNHPPPPPSTAVTAGLSRSYQQCRRFNLLHHQQHHHLDHRTFPVITENGTESPRQRSLSLSLTPARPRPGHAASGGSSTGIADDSDAESVKSYGSACSTASACDHATFALNGTTWSGRSRKYVVHCSNHTGDNEQYLTPTQRAARQVKKFQALLKEARKEIEEKDQEIFRLTKEVVELRLYKASLNSPDERTDSSDALTVRENNPFSPESPSKDLPDEGTLQKVASPETPEKCAPSDLPSSLADSGHFEDGSVHSKDSVYIPEVQPESTHVTATPNTVPENSTSDTFVRSAAEIPERDEVRRKLVNLYESRIEEMHRRHVDELQELKQKHNDKVESLLNQLAEVNTRYCEVRPSVDAAEARARELEAELETVKTELSEQKALLNEQEERNKQMYLRMYAKGQEAARLEQADQIYEHAHQTPPKVTVAELLQQLTITQAELENIKAMYRRIIEARNNQGALDPEITLQFLKSAIYYFLTDKENHHGHLNAIESILGFTEVEKHNIDKIYRSIRK